Part of the Salvelinus sp. IW2-2015 unplaced genomic scaffold, ASM291031v2 Un_scaffold5623, whole genome shotgun sequence genome, ataacacacacacagaccagagcaGACTGGTGCTGGGAGTGGCTGAGTCTGTAGAGTTCATGCTGGGGTGGGCTGGTAGGAGCAGAGACATATTTAGATATTAAGGAGTTTGSRCAACTTTTACAACGGACGTTAGCACCCGTGAGCWTTCCAATACATTCCAAGTATTTGGAATCTAATTCAGATTCTAGACATTCAGTTCCAGAGCATTGTTTACATTCTAGAACATGCTGTGGAATGGTCAATATTGCATTTGCCAATGTAATAATGGGGGCTAACATGTATACCATCCATCTCCATCCTACCCTCCCCAGGTCTCCCCCCAGACGAGAGTCCCCGTGGAGGAGGCCAGTACGGTCCCTACCTCCAGTCCCAGAGGCTGTCCCTGTACAGCCAGGCTGCTGACTCCCTMCTCCAGACAGGGAAGGCCTACCACTGCTTCTGCAGCCAGCAGAGACTAGAATTACTGAAGAGAGAGGCCCTACGCAGCGGACAGACACCGCGGTGAGTGGGCtaaacacactcatacacacacatacacacacacacacacacatagttttatttattttatttaacttttatttattttatttaacttttatttaactaggcaagtcatttcacaaattcttatttacaatgacggcctaccccggccaaacccggacgatgctgggccaattgtgcgcctccctatgggactcccaatcacggacggttgtgatacagcctggaatcgaaccagggtctgtagtgacgcctctagcactgagatgcagtgccttagaccgctggacCTCCTAGGGAGCCCAACATACACATGGACATGTTGAAATacacatactcactcattcacacaTATAACTGAACAATCTTCTACTGCAGGTATGACAACAGGTGCAGACACCTCCGCCCAGACCAGGTAGAGGAGAAGCTGGGTCAGAAGGTCCCCCATGTGATCAGGTTCAGACTGGAGTCTGGAGTAGAATCCTTCAACGACCTGGTCTTCGGATGGAACCGTCATGAGGTGGCCCAGGTAAGCCGGCTGACACGTGAGATAAATAAACACAAGCTGTACCGGCAAGCAGTgtgcaatttttatttatttattcccaTGCCCCTGCAACAAGTAATCTCAGATTTGCAAGTGCTTTTCTTATTTCAAAACGCATATAATTGAAACTCCACCTCCCATCCCAAGTTGAAGGAGACCCGTATTAATCTGACGGGTTCCCCACCTGGCAAATGTAGTAGATGGATAGATAACATATATATCTACCCATTCCTCTRcccaaagggatattcaatgtctgctttaaaaacattttacccatctaccaacaggtgcccttctttgcaaggcattggacaacctccctggtctttgtggttgaatctgtgttttgaaattcactaaaatacagataattgaatgtgtggggtacagagatgaggtagtcattcaacaaccatgttaaacactattagtgCACACGGATTGAGTCCATGCAGCTTATTAWgtgacttgttaagcacattgttactgctgaacttatttagtctttccataacaaagggttgttgaatacttattgactgaagacatttcagtttctcattttttattaatttggtaAAATtccgaaaaacataattccactttgacattatggggtattgtgtgtagaccagtgacaaatatcaatttaattttaaattccggctgtaacacaacaacatgtggaaaaagtcaaagggggtgaatagtttctgCCCCTGCTYTAGGTAGAAGGAGACCCTGTAGTGATGAAAGCAGAGAGTTTCCCCACCTATCACCTGGCTAACGTAGTAGACGTCcaaatgatagcaacatcatctaaaaatcaatTTTTTATCCAacatcattgaaattaatgatcacaaacgtttaaataataacagtggtctagttatatgtgatacaatgtatagtgagcagtgaaataactattggtttccgttgtggtgactggctgactgacattagggagagattaaatagatcctgaaATTTAGGCCTGTCTGGAGAGGCTAGCCTCACACAGAATTAaattccatggtaatttataccataaacATATCCTTccgccccctatccatctttatgCAAccgattacggatcaattgagccaggatcacaaaGATTCCTGGCTTAATTCCCTATCCTAGTTTGTTGCAACAGGCCCCAGGAGCCCTGgaataacaaacaaaacatatattaaAACCAGGGCTTCCGCCCAGAGCCTGGAATAACAATAACATAACCAGGGGCTGCAGCCCAGAGCCTGGAATACAATAACAGAAATATAACCAGGGGCTTCTAGCCCAGACCCTGGAATTAACAATAACAAATAACATAACATAACCAGGGGCTTCCAGCCCATAGCCCTAGATTAACAATAAACATAATATAACCAGGGCAtccagccagagccctgaaataacaataaacataaaacaaacaaacctaCCATTTTTGTACTTTCTACATTTGCTTATAGTACATGCTTCTGGTTTTGTTCATGCGTCATAATTTCTATGATTCTAATTCTGCTCTGCTATGTGTCCTTGGGTATCTTGAAAAGAGTGAATAAAATGTATGAATAATTATAAACTAGGTTTAGAATTTTGTTGGTGTGCCTAGTGGGAATCCcaaaccggtgtgtgtgtgtaacctgtacAGCAGCAGTGTTTggagtagtgtgtggtgtgtacttaCAGCAGCAGGTGTTaggaggtaggtgtgtgtggtgttacctTTGTACAGCAGCAGGTGTTTGGAggtaggtgtgtggtgtgtacctgtACAGCAGCAGGTGTTTGgagttagagtgtgtgtgtgttgtacctgtaCAGCAGCCAGGTgtttggatagtgtgtgtgtgttgtacctgtacagcaagaaaaaaaaacaaaaaaaacagcaaacaggTGTTTTGGATGTAGGTGTGTTGTGTACCTGTACAGGCAGCATGTGttggagtaggtgtgtgtgtgtgtaccggtaCAGCAGCAGGGTTtggaggtaggtgtgtgtgggtgtacctTGTACAGCAGCAGGTGTTTgcgaggtagtgtgtgtgtgtgtaacctgtacAGCAGCAGTGTTGGAGGTTAAGAGTGTGATGTGTGTACCTGTACAGCAGCAGGTGTTTGGAggtaggtgttgtgtgtgtacctagTACAGCAGCAGGTGTTTGGAGGTAGGGGTGTTGTGTGTTACCTGTACAGCAGCAGGTTGTTtggaggtaggtgtgtgtgttgtgtacctgtTACAGAGCAGGTGTTtggaggtaggtgtgtgtgggtACCTGTACAGCAGGCAGGTGTTGGAGGTAGCCGTGGTGGTGTACCTGTACAGCAGCAGGTGTTtggaggtaggtgtgtgtgtgtaccgtacaGCGCAGGGTTTGGAGAGTGTGGTTGAGTACCTGTACAGCAACAGGTGTTTGAGGTAGGTGGTGTGGTAAACCTGTACAGCAGCAGGTGTTtggaaggaggtgtgtgtgtgtgtacctgtacagCAGCAGGTGTTTGAGGTAGAGATGAGCCACTCTGTCCTCCTCAGGACCGTGCGCGGCTACCTTCATCAGGTGGTCGTCTACACGTTAGCCACGGTTGTAGGTGGGAAAAACCGTCTGGCTTTCATCACATAGCAGGGTCTCTTCTACCTAACAGCAGGGGGATCGGTCTACTACGTTAGCCAGGGTGATAGGGGGAACATATCTGCTTTCATTCAGCGTACGATTGGTCTCCTACACTACAGCAGGGGGCACGTCTACTACGTTGGGAGCCAGGTGATATGTGTGTGAGGTAGAGCGCGGAGGTCTGCTTGTCATCACTACAGGGTCGCCTCTCTAGCGTGCAGCAAGCAGGGGGACGTCTACTCAGTTGTGAGTAGCACAGATAGGTGGGGAAAACCATCTGCTTTCATCACACAGGTCTCCTTCTACCTACAGCAGGTGGAGCTACGACTGGTGTGAGCGCGAGGTGATAGGTGAAACCATCGCTTTCATCACTACAGGGTGTGCGGTTCCTCTCTAACCTCAGCGGGAGTAGGGTGACGTCGTTGCACGTTAACCAGGAGTGGCGGGTAAGGTGGGAAAACCAGCTGCGTTCGATGGCTGACGTGTACGAGGTCTGCCTTCTGATGCCTTACAGCAGGGGGACGTCTGCTACGTTAGCCAGTGATAGGTGGGGGAAACCATCTTCTTTCGATCACTACAGGGTCTCCCTTCTACCTACAGCAGGTGGACGTCTACTACGTAGCCAGGTGATAGGTGGGGAAACCATCTGCTTATCACCTACAGGGTTCTCCTACCTACAGCAGGGGGACGTCTACTACGTTAGCCAGGTGATAGGTG contains:
- the LOC112078393 gene encoding nondiscriminating glutamyl-tRNA synthetase EARS2, mitochondrial: MEDTDQSRLVPGAAESIEDMLEWAGLPPDESPRGGGQYGPYLQSQRLSLYSQAADSLLQTGKAYHCFCSQQRLELLKREALRSGQTPRYDNRCRHLRPDQVEEKLGQKVPHVIRFRLESGVESFNDLVFGWNRHEVAQVEGDPVVMKAESFPTYHLANVVDVQMI